The Paenibacillus yonginensis genome segment TGAGGGGGATGCCGAAATAGCAGAAGGTTGGGGCTATCATAGTGTAAATGCCATGGTTAAGCACTGGCCGGGCGGCGGATCGGGCGAAGGAGGGAGAGATGCTCACTACGGGGCCGGTAAGTATGCCGTGTACCCGGGGCATAACTTTGACGAGCATCTGATCCCTTTTACAGAGGGAGCCTTCAAGCTTGAGGGTAAAACGGGCAAAGCATCGGCCGTTATGCCCTACTACACCATTTCGTATAATCAGGATCCGAGTGGTGAAAATGTCGGCAATTCCTATAACAAATACATCATTCACGATCTCTTGAGAACCAAATATAACTACGATGGTGTGGTTTGTACAGATTGGAATATTACCCATGACTTTTCCGGGCAAATGGATGTATTTATTGACGGGAAACCATGGGGGGTTGAGGAACTAACCGTTGCTGAACGTCATTATAAACTCCTTATGGCCGGTGTCGACCAGTTTGGCGGCAATAATGAAATGGAGCCTATATTAGAGGCTTATAAGATGGGCGTTAAAGAGCATGGTGAAGTTTTCATGCGTGAGCGAATGGAGCAATCAGCGGTCCGGTTGCTAATCAATATTTTTAGACTTGGACTGTTTGAGAATCCTTATTTAGAGGTGGAAGAAACCGTCGCAACAGTAGGATGCCCCGAATTTATGGAGGCGGGTTACGAAGCCCAGCTCAAATCCATAGTATTATTAAAAAATCAAAATGATGTACTGCCTATAAAACCGCAAACAACGGTGTATGTCCCTAAACGGCTTTATCCGGAAAGAAAAGATTGGTTTGGCAGTCCGATCCCTGAGCGTTGGGACTATCCAGTAAATATGGATCTTGTTAAGAAATATTACCATGTAACTGAAAATCCGGAAGAAGCCGACTGTGCTCTTATTTTTATATCCGGGCCGGACTCTGGTATTGGATACAGTCATGAGGATGCGGCGAGCGGAGAAAATGGCTTTGTCCCAATTAGTCTGCAATATCGTCCTTATCAAGCTGAGTTTGCAAGAGAACAAAGTTTAGCAGGCGATCGCTCTTATAAGGGGAAGACCGTTAGGACAACTAACGAATGCGACTTGGATTTGATTCTGGATACAAAGGAACTCATGAAAGGTAAACCCGTTATCGTGTCCCTGCTCTTGTCTAACCCTGTCGTTGTTGCAGAGTTTGAAAGCCAGGTGGAGGGTCTGCTTGTAAACTTTGGGGTACAGGATCAGGCCCTGCTGGATATCATTAGCGGGAAAGCAGAACCTGCCGGATTACTCCCTTTTCAAATGCCGGCCGATATGCGGACGGTGGAGCAGCAATTCGAAGATGTGGCACACGATATGCAGTGTTATAAGGATGCAGCAGGCCATGTCTACGACTTCGCTTATGGGATGAATTGGGATGGACCGATTGAGGATGAAAGGACTCAAAAGTATAAGAAAGCTAAGATAGCAGAATTAAAATAAGTAGAGCGCTTATAACAAAAAGCAGCCTCGCTCCTTGATCGGCTGTGTTGGCGTACTGGTAAACAGGCCAAGAATAACTAAGGTCAAGCTAACGAATAGAACCGCCTTCATAGGAAGGCGGTTTTCTATTAGCTGGGTGTGTTAATTTACTTCTTGGTTAAGGCGCGATCGAGATGTAACTATAAAGGAGGGAGGGGATAGCTCTTTTAATTCCATCTGTTTGGTTAGACTTATTCAGGCTCACGCTGAAGAATTATAAAAGGTAATAAAACAGAAATTCTTGCCCTACAAAAGGTCAAATTCTTAGAGTATGTATCAGTCTTTTTGATTGGTTCAGATCTTGATGCTAAAAAAACTTTTGTTTCCGAGAAAGTCCACAAGGACGTCCAATCCATCTTTCAGTTAGGTGCATCCCAAGAAACTTCAAATTCATCTAAATTAAATAATCCTGTTGTTGTTAAATCAAGTGATTATACCGATGGTGATGGTGGCAAAGATAAACTTATATTGATTCAAGGCGAAAAGCCTTCCAACCCTGCTAGCGAACTTATTGTTCTGATAATAATAAGGTAGGCTAGGCAACTGTTGCGTCAGAATCAAATTAGCTTTCTTTCCTAACGCCCACCGACCTATGTTAAGGTTAGTGGGCTTTTTTAATATTCTATGGGAACCAGAGGAAGAAGGATTTTTTTAGGAAAAATTACGCAGATCATTAATGTCTCTTATCGGGGGACGTCCAAATAAGCGGGCGTATTCACGATTAAATTGCGAAGGACTTTCATACCCAACACGAAATCCGGCGTTAGCTGCATCCAGATTCTCCGTAAGCAGCAGTCGTCTTGCTGTTTGCAAGCGAATCGTCTTTTGATATTGAATCGGACTCATGGCCGTCACTTTCTTGAAATGTCTATGCAAGGTCCGCGGACTCATCTTAACCGTCTTAGCCAAATCTTCAATGATCAAAGGCTCGGCATAATGATGGTTGATCCATTCAATTGCTTTCGAAATACAGTGCGAATAGCTTCCGATTATGGCAAATTGCCTCAGCAGTTCTCCATTTTCGCCTTGAAGAACCCTATAAAATATCTCCTTAATAATCAAGGGAGCCAGCACCTCAATATCAGAGGGAGTCTCCAGAAGTTCTATAAGGCGCAAAACTGCTTTGAGCAAGTCAGAGGTAGAAGGTTTTAGTAGGAGTCCTCGTTCACTTGTTACCTTCTTCGGAGGACTGGATCTTTTGGATACATCGAGAAGGATTTCTGGCTGCAAGGTCAACTGCAAACTTAAGTATGGAAGGCTTTGCGATGCTTTGGTAATTTGTCCGATAACAGGAAGATGAACCGGAGAGACCAAATAGCTCCCTGGATCCACGTAATATCTTTCCTCGGCTAATTCAACTGTTTTTGCTCCTTGGACAATGATGTATAGGGAAGGATGGCTGTTGCTGTACACTGGCCCTGACTGATGAGATTGACGTCTGAAATAAAGTTCAGGAATTGCCATGCTGTGTACGCCATCCATCGGTGTATGACGATCCATGTACCGGACTAACTCAGAAATAAGCTCTTTCAAGTTTGTGCACCAACCTCTTTTATTCAAATCAGTTAAACCCATTATACTTATGTGGCGGGATTAGGCAAGGAAAGGGCATGAATTGTCTACCGGTTGAACGCCTGCTTTTCTTAAAATGAAAGGTGTAAGACAAATATATTGTAGAAGAAAGAAGTGGTGATGATGTCCGGAATAAAAGATAAAGTAATCGTAATTACAGGGGCAAGTGGCGGGATCGGTGAAGCAACTGCAATGCTGCTTGCTGAGAGAGGGGCTCAAGTTGTCCTTGGCGCGCGCCGATTGGATCAGCTTGAAGCTGTTGCTAACCGCATTGAGAAGTCTGGCGGTAAAGCAACTTATCTAGTTACAGACGTGAAGCGGTCCGAAGACCTTTCGAAAATTGTCCAATTGGCACACGAGAAATTTGGTAAGCTTGATGTTCTTATCAACAATGCGGGATTCATGCCCATGTCACCCTTTGACGATCTGCGGGTTAAGGACTGGGAAGAGATGATCGACATCAACATTAAAGGAGTTCTATATGGGATAGCAGCGGCACTACCCACCTTTCGGAATCAGGGCTCAGGACATTTTATTAACATTGCTTCCACAGCAGCCTATCGCATTCTGCCTAATATGTCGGTTTATGCAGGGACAAAGCTTGCCGTTCGTGCGATTTCAGAGGGTCTGCGTCAAGAAGCCGGTCATAATCTTCGCGTAACGATTGTTTCCCCCGGGTTCACAAACACGCCTGGATCCACACATTCGGATGCCCTGGAAGCCATAAAGGACCCAGACCTGAAAGCCAAACTCGAAGCTTATCAGAACATTGGGTTATCTCCCAGTTCTATCGCTAAAGCCATAGCGTTCGCAATTGAGCAGCCCAATGACGTGGATGTCAGTGAAATAGTAGTTCGCCCCACAGCGCAAGGATAACTAGAATTGCAGGACTCCACAAAGGATCTTGTGTAGTGAGACTTTGATCCGTTCTCGCTTGTCTTGTATTGAAGTAAATCGATAGATGCCTCTGACACTTACCGATATTCTTGAAAGCGAAGCGGCGACTCTGACGCCAGTAAGCAAATGGTTTATTTACTGCTGTTCCCATCTTCGGTTCCCTTCTTCTCCAGCAGCGCCAATTTGTTGTTTAGCATCCGGGCGAGAAGAGACTGCGATTGTTCTAATTCTCTTTTCCTACGGTCCATTTCCTTCATCTTCTTCCGCAAAAATTCAACGGCCCGGGAGAGCTCAAGTTTGTTCCCATCTTCTTCCTTCAAAATAACTTTGATTTCCCTTATCGTAAAACCCGCAGCCTGAACCCTTTTGATCAGTAAAAGGTGTTCGACTGCTTCCTCCGTATATTCACGATAATTATTGTCCCTGCGCTCAACGTGGCGTCTATCCAGCAATCCTTCCTTCTCGTAATAACGAATGGTCGGCGGATTTAACCCGGTCTTCTGTGCCAGCACATGAATTTTCATACTTCCTCCCGCGTAAGGTTTGACCTTCAAGTATACTTTATAGTTTATACTTTAGAGGTCTAATGGAACCTTGTCAAACCTATTGGCATAATAGTCGATCAGAAGGAGGAGCTGTGAATGAACGCTCAGAAAAGGAATTCACCGACCAGAGCTGTAGTTTTGGGGGGCGGTGGCGTGACAGGGATCGCATGGGAGGCTGGCGTCTTAGCGGGACTGCTCGAATCCGGAGTAGACCTCCATCGAGCTGACGTGATCATCGGCACGTCCGCCGGTGCATTTGTCGGAGCAGCCCTGGCCAGCGGGTACGACATGAATAAACTATTTACCGCCCAGTCGGAGACGAACACGGCCGAGATACCGGTCGCAGCGTCTAAAGAATTGATGCAAGCGTGGTATAAGGCATTTGCCATGGGAGGAAGCGATCCGCGAAAAGTCGGTGCAGAATTTGGCCTTATCGCCAAAAATAATCCCTCCCCCGTATCGCCTGAACAGCGGCGCGCCGTGGTCGAGAGTCGCCTTGTGACCAGAAAATGGCCGGCGAATCTTAAGGTGACCGCCATCGATGCCGATACCGGGCAACTTCATACTTTCGATCATCAATCGGGAGTTTCTTTGCTCGATGCCGTGTCGGCCAGCGGAGCCGTTCCGGGAATTTGGCCGCTTGTATCGATCGGTGACCGCTTCTGGACCGACGGAGGGATGGTGTCCACGACCAATTCAAGGCTGGCTGAAGGCTACGAACGGATCGTAATTCTCTCCCCGATGCCCAATGGTTATGGCTCCATCCCGGGAGCAGCGGAAGATGCGGCAAGCCTGCGTACAAGCGCGAACGTTTATCTCATAACACCCGATGAGCGCAGCGTTGTGGCCATCGGCCCAAATCCATACGACGCGGCCCGCCGCAGCGTAACAGCGATCGCCGGGCGGGCGCAGGGACGCTCTATCGCTGAAGCTGTTCTGACTATGTGGTAAGAAGAAGCCGTTTCTTTCTTTCCTAACAACGGCATTGGGGCCAAGCATTGGAAGGCATTTTCGTTTTGGACAGTGATGTGAAGCCGCAAGAAGAACAGAAGACAAGGGGAAAATACATGGATACTCAGGAGCGATTGGCTGAGGTCTACGAATGTTTCATTAAACTAACGGGAAACGATAGGCGTTATAAAACTAACTACTATATTTAGAATAAGAAGGAGGTATTACTACATGTCGGCGATTGTCTATTATAGACAAAAAAATGGAGCAAAGGAAAATTAAAAGGCCAAGAACGAATAAGGCCATCCAAAGTGGACAGCCCTTACCGAAGTTTATAATTTAAGCGTTAATTAGACTGTCTTTTAAAAAATCCGAAAAATTTACTGGGGATCTGCCAATCAGATTTTCCAACGCGGGATTGGTATGCGAAAAATCTCCGAGTCGACTTGCCTGAAACATCCCCGTAAGCATGTCGACCATCGCTTTCGGCAGTCCCCGGGACACCAAGTGGATCCTATATTCATCATCCGACACGACAATTCGCCGAATGGGTCGATCCAAAGCCTTGGAAGCTATCGATGCGATTGCACTCATATCCATCGCTTCAGAGGCC includes the following:
- a CDS encoding glycoside hydrolase family 3 protein, producing the protein MINLINYIKNPNGPTLGVSTSSGVEILYEEGLAFKDLNKSGKLEAYKDWRLSPKERAEDLASKMSLEQMAGLMLYSSHQSIPAADRGFRSGTYGGKSFAESDAKPWELSDQQIDFLKKDHLRHVLVTSVETPEIAAKWNNEMQAFVEGVGLGIPVNNSSDPRHSSDSSKEFNEGAGGHISMWPEPLGLAATFDPEAVRKFGEIAAREYRALGLTTALSPQVDMATDPRWFRFNGTFGEDAELSADIGRAYIDGFQTSEGDAEIAEGWGYHSVNAMVKHWPGGGSGEGGRDAHYGAGKYAVYPGHNFDEHLIPFTEGAFKLEGKTGKASAVMPYYTISYNQDPSGENVGNSYNKYIIHDLLRTKYNYDGVVCTDWNITHDFSGQMDVFIDGKPWGVEELTVAERHYKLLMAGVDQFGGNNEMEPILEAYKMGVKEHGEVFMRERMEQSAVRLLINIFRLGLFENPYLEVEETVATVGCPEFMEAGYEAQLKSIVLLKNQNDVLPIKPQTTVYVPKRLYPERKDWFGSPIPERWDYPVNMDLVKKYYHVTENPEEADCALIFISGPDSGIGYSHEDAASGENGFVPISLQYRPYQAEFAREQSLAGDRSYKGKTVRTTNECDLDLILDTKELMKGKPVIVSLLLSNPVVVAEFESQVEGLLVNFGVQDQALLDIISGKAEPAGLLPFQMPADMRTVEQQFEDVAHDMQCYKDAAGHVYDFAYGMNWDGPIEDERTQKYKKAKIAELK
- a CDS encoding AraC family transcriptional regulator, encoding MDRHTPMDGVHSMAIPELYFRRQSHQSGPVYSNSHPSLYIIVQGAKTVELAEERYYVDPGSYLVSPVHLPVIGQITKASQSLPYLSLQLTLQPEILLDVSKRSSPPKKVTSERGLLLKPSTSDLLKAVLRLIELLETPSDIEVLAPLIIKEIFYRVLQGENGELLRQFAIIGSYSHCISKAIEWINHHYAEPLIIEDLAKTVKMSPRTLHRHFKKVTAMSPIQYQKTIRLQTARRLLLTENLDAANAGFRVGYESPSQFNREYARLFGRPPIRDINDLRNFS
- a CDS encoding SDR family oxidoreductase — protein: MSGIKDKVIVITGASGGIGEATAMLLAERGAQVVLGARRLDQLEAVANRIEKSGGKATYLVTDVKRSEDLSKIVQLAHEKFGKLDVLINNAGFMPMSPFDDLRVKDWEEMIDINIKGVLYGIAAALPTFRNQGSGHFINIASTAAYRILPNMSVYAGTKLAVRAISEGLRQEAGHNLRVTIVSPGFTNTPGSTHSDALEAIKDPDLKAKLEAYQNIGLSPSSIAKAIAFAIEQPNDVDVSEIVVRPTAQG
- a CDS encoding MerR family transcriptional regulator, giving the protein MKIHVLAQKTGLNPPTIRYYEKEGLLDRRHVERRDNNYREYTEEAVEHLLLIKRVQAAGFTIREIKVILKEEDGNKLELSRAVEFLRKKMKEMDRRKRELEQSQSLLARMLNNKLALLEKKGTEDGNSSK
- a CDS encoding patatin-like phospholipase family protein, with product MNAQKRNSPTRAVVLGGGGVTGIAWEAGVLAGLLESGVDLHRADVIIGTSAGAFVGAALASGYDMNKLFTAQSETNTAEIPVAASKELMQAWYKAFAMGGSDPRKVGAEFGLIAKNNPSPVSPEQRRAVVESRLVTRKWPANLKVTAIDADTGQLHTFDHQSGVSLLDAVSASGAVPGIWPLVSIGDRFWTDGGMVSTTNSRLAEGYERIVILSPMPNGYGSIPGAAEDAASLRTSANVYLITPDERSVVAIGPNPYDAARRSVTAIAGRAQGRSIAEAVLTMW